The following are encoded together in the Daucus carota subsp. sativus chromosome 5, DH1 v3.0, whole genome shotgun sequence genome:
- the LOC108221370 gene encoding uncharacterized protein LOC108221370 produces MLLRQKKQKGDEAGEKTQKKKTDEVKHYLDGRYICAVEAAWRLLGFDIHYRFPFVERLPVHAYGEKSVTFKAADDLEQIAHRASFEKSKRQLTGNNNLQLSGSEFQNISLAEIEKLLNDVGKGLKDFPTLPFSETIYFQSSENRLLIEETGYDGDEMRQEYARLFPSLNKDQLQVYNSVVDSVENGTGGLFFVYASGGCGKTFLWKTLCTGLRSEGKIVLPVASSGIAATLQPGGRTAHSRFHIPLKLDHYSVAGIKHGMDLAELMQQTSLIIWDEAPMQHCHAFDSVDRALRDIMSSMDPSRGGRPFGGVTVVFGGDYRQILLVISKAGRGQIVAASLNRSKLWNHC; encoded by the exons ATGTTGTTGCGACAGAAAAAACAGAAAGGCGATGAGGCTGgagaaaaaacacaaaaaaagaaAACTGATGAAGTAAAACATTATTTAGATGGGAGATATATTTGTGCTGTGGAGGCTGCTTGGAGGCTTCTCGGTTTTGACATTCATTATCGTTTCCCTTTTGTTGAGCGTTTGCCCGTGCATGCATATGGTGAAAAGAGTGTGACTTTCAAGGCTGCAGATGATTTGGAACAAATAGCTCATAGAGCTTCATTTGAAAAGAGCAA ACGCCAACTAACCGGAAACAACAACCTCCAACTTAGTGGATCAGAATTCCAGAATATATCCTTGGCAG AAATTGAGAAGCTGCTCAACGACGTGGGGAAAGGCTTGAAGGACTTTCCAACATTGCCATTTTCAGAAACAATATATTTTCAATCTTCTGAAAATCGCTTGCTAATTGAGGAAACTGGGTACGACGGAGATGAGATGAGACAGGAGTATGCTAGATTGTTCCCAAGTCTAAATAAAGATCAGCTGCAGGTATACAATTCTGTCGTAGATAGTGTAGAGAATGGAACAGGAGGCTTATTTTTTGTGTATGCGAGTGGAGGATGCGGAAAGACATTTTTGTGGAAGACTCTCTGCACTGGATTGCGTAGTGAGGGAAAGATTGTTTTGCCCGTAGCTTCGTCTGGTATTGCAGCCACTCTACAACCAGGTGGAAGAACGGCGCATTCAAGGTTTCATATTCCTCTTAAGCTTGACCATTATTCAGTAGCTGGCATTAAACATGGGATGGATCTTGCTGAGCTTATGCAACAAACTAGCTTGATTATATGGGATGAGGCCCCTATGCAGCATTGCCATGCATTCGATAGTGTTGACCGTGCTTTGCGAGACATTATGAGTTCTATGGATCCGTCCAGAGGAGGGCGTCCTTTCGGTGGTGTAACTGTAGTGTTTGGAGGCGATTACAGACAAATACTTCTTGTAATTTCCAAGGCCGGCAGAGGTCAAATTGTAGCTGCATCCCTAAATCGGTCAAAATTGTGGAACCATTGctag